A genomic stretch from Argiope bruennichi chromosome 2, qqArgBrue1.1, whole genome shotgun sequence includes:
- the LOC129962032 gene encoding cyanocobalamin reductase / alkylcobalamin dealkylase-like: protein MVVVNSSTIEDILHQLKKNYGPLGFEFHSFKIGWYNAFVRPTFKLDYDDDTVAFLIISAPKMFENAFIPFLLQRSNQLVGINDPIDECMKFYFSKIPELFPCYKIKVIHDFELHPNRRPKIVMQSVAHAAGAAYLYHPNSLSLDNEKKKKMFGVCIHPKYGGWFALRGVAFFENLKCPDLVRIPPCDVIPSEDDKIKLLELYNFNWTDWRFRDIIPVAEKYSDLQIKYFSATPGNREKVINEIISTHLCANGF from the exons ATGGTCGTCGTTAATTCTTCTactattgaagatattttacatcagttgaaaaaaaattatggccctttgggatttgaatttcattcatttaag ATTGGATGGTATAATGCATTTGTACGACCAACATTTAAACTCGATTATGATGACGATACTGTAGCTTTCTTGATTATCAGTGCTcccaaaatgtttgaaaatgcatttattccttttttgttACAAAGAAGCAACCAGTTGGTGGGAATTAACGACCCCATTGatgaatgcatgaaattttatttttcaaagattccagag CTTTTTCcctgttataaaataaaagtgatccATGATTTTGAACTTCATCCAAACAGACGCCCAAAAATAGTAATGCAGAGTGTTGCTCATGCAGCTGGTGCTGCTTATCTTTATCATCCTAACAGTCTCAGTTTggacaatgaaaagaaaaagaag ATGTTTGGTGTCTGTATTCATCCTAAGTATGGTGGCTGGTTTGCTCTACGAGGTGTTGCATTCTTTGAAAATCTCAAATGTCCCGATTTGGTGCGAATACCTCCTTGTGATGTTATCCCATCTGAAGAcgataaaatcaaattattagagCTGTACAATTTTAATTGGACTGATTGGAGATTTCGAGATATTATCCCAGTGGCTGAAAAGTATTCAGATCTTCAGATTAAATATTTCTCTGCTACTCCGGGTAACAGAGAAAaggtaattaatgaaataattagtaCTCATCTGTGTGCTAATGGgttctag